The DNA window GAGCAAAGACTTCGATTTCTAATTGCATGGCAATTTTGACAGAAAGTAAAGACCATAGCTATCCTGTCAAGAACATTTCAATCTACTGCAACCAAAATCCAGAAAAAGATGGGAAGCATACCTGATTGGAGTATCACTATCAGCACCAAAATTTATTCTTGCAGAAACACTTAAAAAGAACTCGTTCTCAAATTGGGTCATATAAATTGAACCATTAAATTGTCGGAGCTCAAGGGTCGAAATAAATGGCTGCCCAGTGGTAGCATTAGACAAACAGACGCTAATGGTGGGTTCAGTAGCAAGAAATATTAACTCTTGATATTCTATAGTGCTAGCATCTGAAATAACCACCGTAGCCCAGCGAGTAGGCCCTAGTGAAATATCAAACTTTGGATACACGTTGTTGTTGTCAAAGTTTCCATACAAGAAGCTTGCTCTTAAAAGGTATCTGGTCCTACTCATAACATTAAGTGTGTAACAATACTTTCTGTTATCTGCAGGAAAATATCTCAAAGTCATATATTGAGTTCTTTGCTCATTTGCAACAGAAATATTAGCTCTTCCTCCGCTGATCATCTGACCATCAGGAGTCCACAGGAGACCAAGTTCATCTGTGAAGTTACCTTTGCCTCCGCAGTCCAAACTTAAAAAACCTGATCCACGGGGCCACATCAGTCAGAACCATATGATCAACTGCTACTTTTATCACAGAATTTAAAAGAGCACTCCAATAACATAAAATATATGGCTAATTTCTTCTGCAGAAGCACCAAAACCTAGAAGATGAAGGTAATTCTGAACATTACCAAGTAAATTTCATAACTAGGTTTTCACAACAAACCCCACAGATTATTATTCACCACGAATAGGATGTTTTGGGAAGAAAATAGGATGCTATTGTTGCCTTAATTCGCCAGAACAAACAGTTTCAAGGATTCTATGGTATTCAAGCACTGAAGCCACAGTAGAGGGATCAAACTGTGTATGAGCTGTGCTTCACGAATCATCCATTAGGCTGATGCAATTCTCAGTTCTTTTCTTGACCATAAATTTCTGCCAACTTGCTTGGGCCCTTGAACTTTAGGCCTTAAAATCAGAAGACAGTAAACTAATTGAAATAAGTTCAGAGAGAAATGTGTAATAGACTGATCACTAAAGATGGGAAAAGCTCCTAACCACCATTTAAACTTTCATAACTTGCTCATCTCTTCCAAAAGATCCACCAAGAGATTCAGTTTAGAAGTTGATTAGCTGCAGAATAATGGTTCTTGCAACCAAGAATTCAAATCCATATAGTTTAGCCAAAATCGTACACAAACTAGGACTTTTGAAGGCCCAAGTTAAGTCGATTCTTGACTCTCCATCACTAAACTTGCAACTCCGTTGCCAACTGAAGTTGCCATATACTACAGCATTGGCAAGAGTTCCGCTAATTAATGAAAAATGCTTATTAACTACTTAAGATTTAAAAGCCTACTAAATATCCCCATTTACCAGTGTTTATTAGATATCCTAATCCTTTTACTCCCTGAATGGAACGAAAGTTATCAGCACAGGCAATCTGCACGATTTTACCTTCGGTTTgaagtgattaaaaaaaaaaaaaattcaaccgTCACCAACTGCTTCTGAATCTACCCCTTTTTCAGGGAGCAGGTTTAACACCCACTAAACCCTCTATAAAAAACTTCAGACTACATAATCACGTTGAACCCATTTCACATAATATGAACTTTCACTCTGACTTATCATTAAAGGCGTTTATCCAATAGCTCTGCCCACAGCGATCACCTAAAACCAATTGTTttccaacccccccccccccccaaccccaaaaaaaaaaaaaacattcgtTCCTCTAGAAATTTTATTAGGTTCTTTTCTTCTAAATTTCCTTATGGTACGACAAAACCCATGATTATTATCATCCCAAAAAGGGAAGTCAAATTCTTGGAATTAAATCCACCAACACAAAGTAAATATAAATCATGTTAATAcggaaaaattaatataaaagcaCGTCTACTCAATTTTAAATAAAGCAATTCGTATGGTTACACAGGAATCCTGTCAATAGTAAACAACATTAACGACGACTAGTTTgccaaaagaattaaaatataaaaaaaattaatgacgAATGGAGCATGAAAAGTACTATTTATTTTCAAGACAAAAAAGCATCTCCACAAACTCCCAAATATAATAATCACCCATGAACGACGCACAGAgatagagagggagagaggaacCTGGCATCTGGGCTTTGGCTACATCCATGAGAAGTGGAAAAGCCAacgagaggaaaagaaaatagtAGCATTTATGAGTCACCATTATTGCTTTGCTTCCTTCGTTTTCAGTGGATAATAAGCAGAAGACTGCAGTGAGAGATTATAGTAGAACTAGCATACTACTCACTACTCAGTATGGGAAAGAAACTTAGCTGAACAGACGGCCAAATTTAGCGTGTACTGACTGCTACGAGAGACCAGCAACCAAGATGACGATTGATGGAAAAagttaataataataaaagtaaaaggCTGCTAAGTTATGAAGCGAAGAAGGTGATTAACGTCTTGCGAGTGGGGATTGACACTTTAATTGGCCACCAGGAGAAAAATATTAGTGACCAGTGAACGAGCACATTACataatttaatataaatgttTGTCGTTAAGAAATGTTTCTAATTGAGTACCAAAATATCAGAATGGAGAGAAAAAGGGGCGGGTTCTGGTATTCTTTCTATCCCCCTtgtcttttctccctttttttgaGTGGAATAACTGTGGATTCGAATTCTTGATTTGGAGGAGGAAGTGGCATTCTGGTCGCCGGAAATTTGAGGGCACTAACCAtcattaattatatatatatatatctaaaaaattttataattatttcaaTTCAATTCATCTCGTactattattatatatattaatcttttctacaccgATCGATAGTattagtgtatacactatcaatatatataaaatttactcttattatatataataaaatacgAGTTTATCTAACAAGTGCTCAATCTCTTAGcgaaaattaaataaagaagtgTCAAAATGCAAAGGAAGACTTTAAGTATGTATGTACTGTGTAACAAAGAAACTTTTagtttcgttttttttttatatattttaaaggAGGAAATGGGCGAGTGAAAAGTTAATAAAGAAGAATTATAAAGGGTCCCACAAGACGGGAAGGTTCACGTTAAGTTGGACTCCCTGGGACAGCGTAGGATGATCGGAAATGGTAAAAGGACGAGATTCGGCCTGTGGGCCCCCAGTAACTACTAACAAACATACGTCTTCTCTCACTCCTGTCATGATTCATCCTCATTCTCCCGGTCTTCCATCCCTGCGTTTCTCCGCTGGTCAATTCTCGGTGGTCTGAGGGAGCAGGAGAAGTTCACGCTCGTCTACAGCAGTATTTGCACGCGTTGCGGTTCCAACTTCCAAGCCCGGCAGCGTGTTTTACTATCTTAGATAGAGTTTTAAAATGACTTATATTCCCTCTATATTTTGATAATATATTTGCagaataataaattttattcCTGTTACGAATAAGTCATTAATAGTAATTTCGAGTTTTGGAGCAGTCTTTTGCAAAAGAGACCGTCACAGTTCAAGAAAAAGACTTTTTAATACTTCTTTAAAATTACGGTTGTGACTAATCAAAAAATACTTCAACATATGTGTTTAATTATATTATCTGGACTTGATACTTATagaagttttttttctttttacttgaTAACGtgtatttttgaatttttataaaaaattattcCTTCTCTTGAATTTTAATACACAAAATGATCTagtaatatataaaaaaatagcGTGGTCCCAGTCTATCGATAAAGAAGAATAAAGCCATGATGTGATGACACGCCTGAGCTTGAAAGTGGCGGTATATCACCTGGATTCAGTTATTCCCGTAGGATTTAACGCCAGAAGCAAATAGGTACCTGATTGAATTCAAAATTCATGGTGCTTTATCGTTTTTAGCTTATTCCGCCGGCCGAGGCAGCAGTAGCAACAACAAATCATCTGCCGCCGCTGCTGGTTTGTTTGTCCAGTTTTAAAAGCCAACGAACTCATCGAGATGAGATCTCAGCAGTGAATACTAATCAAATCTTCACGAGTGGCACCCCCTCTTCGAACTGTAgatcaaaaatttgaacttcACCTACAGTTTTTCTTTGAACTTCACCTAccgtaaaaaaaaattttaaaaagatgtCAAAATACTTTTTTTATCTAGTCAAATTCTTATATCTATTAATCATTATATACAGTCTCTCTAGGCTCCACTTCATATAGATTAAGATAgattaatttataaaaatattatagttattataaaaaaaaagaagaaatattaatCAAATCTTACGCGGGATTTACCGCTTACCTATATCCATCATAATAGTGTAgtctttttgaataaattagCAAAGACCGACGCATCGTTATTCGTTAGGGGTAGGATCATGGAAATTCGCTCCATTCTTCCAATTTGGAAGTCaattgttattttttctttatttattgcGACTAGAATTTTGTTGTCCTCCGTTTGACGAATGCATGGTTTTCCTCGTCAAAGCCGCATCACACTGTAGATCATACTAGGAGCTTGGAAAGACTTTGCTTTGACCATTGGGATACTGACAAATTCCTACAAGTAATTAATTAATCCAATGTCAGCCGCAATATTAACAGTCAGTCAGTCAGGTACATTAACGAAGCTGAAAACGTTTTACACGGGTCGATGACATCCAACCAACCCAAGAGTATAGTATGGGCAGCGAAATTTTTGTTCAACTTATATATGGATGGAGTTGACCTAAATTATTAGTATATGGGGTAGAActggaaatgaaaatgatgcCCAGGCTCGTAGTAATTAATTCCTGACTCTCAAGTCTCAAGTGCTTTTAGAGTTAATAGCCTAAGCAGTACCCAACGCATTTGACCACCCATGAGTTTAAGTCCCGCATCATACGCCTGCATGGACGATTAGTAATGCCTCAACAAGTCAAGAGACCTTAACTCGCCCTTAAACTAATCTGCACGAATTCGGACTTTACTTTTAATTGTGCTTTGCCTCTGCGTTGAACTCATTAAATAAACACTTTGCCCctttattatattttaaaataagaatgtccttattttttattttttggtttattcactctcttgccttttcttttccacTACTTTCTTTTgactgctttttttttttcactcctATCATGTCACTATTTTATTTCACTTTCCTATTAGTATCACTAATTTGTATTCTTGTTATGATATTATAATTAACTTTTACTCATAATTTCATTCTTGTCCTATTTATTTACACTATTAGAAAATTTAGAACGAACTATATAGCATAAAAAAACTAATGTATGTCTCTCATAATTAAAAAGCGTATATTACTAGCAATTTGACTACTTGAAAAGATATTAACGAACTAGAATTTTAAATTACTTAATATTTAAAAGTATATCCTAaaaaagtaaagtaactaatatATTTTTTCATGTATAGTTGATAACCATTATGTGTATTACGATCTGAATTTGACACTTTGTTATTAAAATTAATTGACTCTAAACTCTAGATATATTGATTTTAAGTAATGCATGAAATAGTCTATGCACATAGATAACATATATTTTGTTATAGCACAGACTTTTCGTTTTGAATTGAGAAATTCGATGAAGGATTTGAAATCCATTCAAATCGTTCAAATTATTTGGATTATTTTAGAGGCATTTGAATTTATAATTCACTAATTATCAAGATATATTTTGAATACTATAATAATTTGTGATCCACAAATTCAAATACCTTTTAAATAATCTAAACAATTAGAGAGATTATTTGAAAGGATTTCAAATCCTTCGGTAAATAATTCTTTCACCTCTTGATTGGAAGGGAgaaagtttacaaaaataaaatatgaaccTCTGCACAACAAGGATTTGCACGCATATGCCTTACGGTGTGGAAAGATTTTAACTCATGCCTTGTTTGAAACCCaagttttttaccaaatttgtctgctacaagttttttaaaaactttaactacagtaacttcaaaattttttttaatgtttttaaactatacacttcaaaaaaattcaaaaatctacacatttcaaaaatttttttaaaaacttataCAGTAAGTTAtaataaagttttagacaaactcctaAAAAAACTCACATTACAAATATTATTTAACCGTTTTGATCTACATGTGCGTCTATTCTTTTACTTTGTGCATATCCATTCACAATTAGTTTCAAAagtttttcttttcgttttttaATTAGTTTCAAAAGTTCAACCACAAAACATTTTCTGCCATTTCCCCcaaaaaaggggggaaaaaaaagcaGAAGAAGATCGATTTCCTCCAGTGTTATTCAGATTTAGGAACTATACTAGTACTGTCTTTGTTTGGATAGAgcattattccaaataattatttagaataattattgtagtactttttgtgatatgacgtatgtaagataaaaaaggtgattgaaaatataaaaaagtgaattgaataatgtatttatgatgcaagtaaaaaaaaattttagaaaaatttgcTATCCAAGCGTAGCAGGGCCCGGAACTTTCCAGGAAAACAGATTAGTCTTTTTCTTAGTGATTGTTGCGGGCGGGCCGGCAACTTTTTTGTCAGACAATGTGGTGATTGAGCTTTGTCGTTGGCGTTACTTTACAGAAAGAAAAATGATTCTTGTTCTTCTTTTCTCAAATCCTAACTcaacttttttccctttttactAGTTCACGCGTTCAAGTTTTCAACTACTAAGTGGAATCGTACCTCACAATCACCTCACTTGTTGATAATTTAAGGTACTTCACTATAATCCTCTGCGCTCCCAAAATCCATCTTTATACCTGCATGCCTTTTCCTTAACGTCTAAGTTTCTACTCCTAAAAAAAGCATCAGACCATGTCCTGTCGTTTTGATAATCGGAGATAAATACCTGTCGTCCGTACACGAAATAAATACATACATGAATCATATATACCGGTAAGTCATGGTACTGTTCCCTctaaatttttgaacttgtTATAATCTATCTAACACCCAATTACGCTAATTTCACCATCTAACGGTAAACTTAAACTTGAAGGTATGTCAAGGTCCAATTCTGACCAAAGCAGAATTCACCAGGAAGAAgccattttaaaagtgaagtaCAACTCccccaaaaaaatgaaagtgaagtgacaaagaataaataataacaaaaactaCTTTTGACCACTGAAAAGAAGGTATCCTTTATTACTTTTGCAACTATAATCAGACCCCTTTGACAAATCATTCACAGGCCACCACCACTGCCCTAAGGCTCAAATTTGATTCGTTGCACCATGTTGGCCTGAGCCTCCCATTGCTACTGGCTGGATTGAAGCAACAAATGTACACTGAagcaattttttattattataatttttttttgtcgacacaggggtgtcTGAGTCAAttcttacggggcccgactaatccctgCGGCCCGGGCCCGGCGCCCCAACCCGACCCAAGCACGATAAGTGCGCGGAGGAATCCAGCAGAACAGAGACTCGAACCTGGGACCAAGTGATCACCAGTGGGAGATGCTACCGCTGGACCATTCACGCGGGGGCGTACGCTCATGCAATTGCACCGTTTAATTTTGCATGCTTCAGTGAGTAAGCTGGGGATTGCGGGTATGATTTGGCCCATGAACTATCTAATCAAATATGTAATGATGAGGCTGGAGTCCAATGAATCTTAGTTTCGTGATTTCTGGTGATTTTCAGTGATTTAAAATGTCAATGGATAGGATTTGGGTTGGATCTCATTAATTCAGATCCAAACCCATTAAATTTAGTTACACATAAACTCATACCCTTATAGTTATGGATCTGAAAAAAGTAAGTTCGAACCTAAACACTCTTAAAACTGAATATCCATTGGACATCCACTGTATTTCTCTTAACATGCTAAagtaaaaatattcaagaattttaatatgtatatacTTTTCTTAACATGTAAAAACCAttcagttttgatttttgaataataaaattaatattcaagAAGTTGAATGCAATAATTATTAACGTCTGAttctatttattttcaaaacttcAACTGTATTCACGTTCAATCTATCAATTATATGCCTTTACTTTTACTCCTTAGGCTCCATATCTATACGAAACCGCCTTTGGATGACGGGGAACATCCATGCCACACCAAGAAAGAAACCATTCGATATTAAGGCACCGATTTGATTCGATTCAGCGTACTATCACCCTTTACTGGATAAGGATTGATAGCGATACTCCCCAACATATTAAGGATCGATAGGGAAACTCCCCAACATATCAAAAGTGTTGTGTTTATACATGTCAGAATTATACttcctccgtcccactttgatagtcctgttttcctttttcgtctgttcCAAATTGTAGTCTACTTTCCAATTAAAGAatatagttgtattttaatttttctaaaatacccttattcaatgtaagttgttgttactataaacctatcacattcaatgagagtttattctttttttactatcaattcaagttcccataaagttgtactctaattaatgtgagggtattttagaaaaattgctatctaaattgattgttccaacaaagttaactactttttcttaaactgtgtgaaaaaagaatcaggactatcaaagtgggacggagggagtaataaaAATCTTGATTCTTACTTACTTATACTCGAAAGGATGACTCATAAATAGATGAGTCCCTCATTTTTtcataattaattaatacatttACGTGATAAAAAGATCATAtctgcagttttttttttgtttgaaaattcTCTTTTTGATTCAATAATAAATATACTTCAGAAACCTTTTGTTTATTGTAATGGTTCTTTTCATATGAATTCAATTTGAAGATTTGATTTTGAGCACTTTTCATACGTCCTCAACGACTGCAAGAAAGAAAGGGGACCTGTGCCCAGCGTGTGTGCTGCAGGATCGATCTTCAGCCGGGGGCTCATGATAAAGAATAGATAAGACGCTTCGTCCCTTCCTTGCCTTCTGTGCTTGCTAGGAATAATAACTAGGCTTAGAGCCCAAAATGTCATTGAGGCTAGGCCCTCAGGCTGGGAACCATCCTTACTTGTAAGAAAGGAAGTGACTGTATCCCTCTTTTGTTTAATCTTTTTCCCTAACGAGGTATTTTCGCGAAAAACCAAAAACCGAAGATCTAGTTAACGCATCAATCACCAAGAAATAGGATTATTGTACACGAACAAGCTGGCCATGATCCCTCATTGTTCATACAAAGCATTTAATGCCTATACAACAAACGAAAAAAAACAATCACCCTGGTTCAGTTCATAAAGTGATTACCCAAATCTAATGAGCAGCTCACGATTATGTAGCCTATAGTAGCAATGATACACAGTACAAATTCAACGGATCAAATGTTGAGGGCCATTAAgggagtaaatcatctacaatCGGAACTGGAGGAAGGCATATGCAGAAGTCAAAGAAAAGCGAGCAGGGCAAGACTTCTTTGTCCCATCCCACGACCAATTCCCTGCTTCGTCATGGAACTTCAAGCATCATCCGCGAACCTAAATGATTGAAGAAAGTGGGTTCCGAGTTCCCCAGACGAGGGACTGCATTACTGAATTGAATTGAAGGAAAGGCGAAAGTTAGTTACCCAAGTTCCGAGAGCTTCAAATGAGCTTCAGCATAGTCTGCAAAGAAGGCATCCTCGTCCTAGCGCAAAATCATCATTGCCAGCCAAGTTTAGTGAAACAATTTGTTGTTTCATGCTACACTAACTAGCAAACGGTCAAAAGCTGAGCTAAGGGGAGAAAATTAACATACCGCAGCATATTTCTCAACTAATGGACGTAACGCTGGATCTTCCAAAAGTGCTTTGTCAGATGGAAGCCGGATAAGATCTTCTTTCTCTCCACGCAGCAGTTCTCTGTACTTGTACGAAATAAGAGCATACCAATAATCAATTCGTGGACAGTGGTTCCTCTCGTGTGGTTTTCTCGGAAATTTGGGCAGGCAGCACTTTCAAACGGATCTATAATATGCTTAGAAACTTGTAAGGTAACAAGATGAACAGGAACTTACTTGAAGTAGGAGTTATCAAAGATTAGAGGATTACTGGTCCAAGGTCCCTCAAATCCAGAACGTTCCTTGCGACACCTTCCCTGATAAATTTCACCCCGGTTTCTTCAAGTCAATGGACAATAGTAAATAGTGAATAGTGATCCATCATCTAGCTAAATCATTTTATAAGAAACTAACATGAGAGTTCATAGCATACCAAAGTATGACCACCAGAAAGAGCAACTATTTCCTTGTCGCCGAGCCCCATGTGTCCAAAAACTTCCCTCAGATGGTCAGTACCTGCATATTGCACATTGTAACTCAATAATGCAATCTTGAGATTTCAGTCATATCACATCTATGCTAGGAAATTAGATAGTACAAATGAGTAACCTTTAGTTGCATCTGGCAAACGTCCTTCAGGAGGAGGTTCATCTTTGTCCTGCAAAGGATGCAAAACTTGTTAGGTTGACAATGGAAACATCAAATGGAACTTCCAAAATGTTAACTCCGTTCTGCAATATACAGTTGCAAACATCTAATAAGTGATATTTTCCAAACCAAAGGAACCATCTCCCAGTTGATTTAAATTGAATTCTTACTTCCTACAAAAAGATGGATGGGTCAGACTTACAGGTCTGCCGGGATGAAAAGGAATCTCAGGGCCTCCAGTGACCTCAACGGCAACAATTCCAGCCAACTTGATATGATAAATAGACATCAATGACAATCATTACTTTTGAATACTAAAatcagttcttttttttttcttttttggggggGTGGAGGAATGGAGGAACCAATGCAATCTGGAAACTGAAAAGAGAGTTTTACCTGATAGATCAGCATAGGTGAGGAGTGGAAATTGTTCCTTGATTGGCTCCAAAAGTCGGACAGCAATATCAAGGCCATTATTAGCATCATGAGAAAGCTCGGCCGGGTGCTTGATAGTCCCGAAGGGCCCTCCAGTTTTCGTATCCACATCATAGGTCCCTGCGGAATGCCATCTGAAGCAACGCGTATATGATCACGTAAATCACCCATCAGCaatgagaaaagaaatgaagtagaagtttctgaaatttaaaatataaactAACTGCACAGCAGAGAGCCAGAGACATAATATGCCAATTGAATTATGCAATCAGGTAATCAAAAGACTGTTTTACACAAAGAAGATAAGAGAGGGCATGGCATGCCTAAAAGAATGAATATTTACAGAAGCAAGCAAATTCACTAGAATCACTACCCTATTTATTATATTCATATGAAACAATGAATTGATAGAACATGAGGGATCAGTTTTCATTTTCCTGAACTCAAGACAGCCAAACTAAACAAATGCAAGAAAGACAGTCCAGCAATCCACAGGACAGGAAAAAAGCAACAAAGCATTCATGGTTAATCATTTGAGTTATCATCACAACATACTCAGAAACAGAACTAACTTGACTTAAAAGAGAGACGGATAAAGAGGCTGCGTACGCTAGTCGGAGGATCAAAGGAGCACAATGCTTCTCAGCAATGAAGCCTCTGAGCTTCCTCTTGCATTTCTCCACTGCCTTCTCGTACTCCTGGCTTACTTTCGGATACGATTTTCCCATGAAGGTATCAAGGGGATCTTCAGCTGAAAAATTCTTAGCATATAAGGATATCCAAAGAACATAATGCAAGAACAGCAATTCATGTACAAAGACATAAATAGCACCAAAGACTATATATGCTTTCCGCATGAAAAATCAAGAAGACAAAATCTACATGCAATTTAATACTACTGGCTCTACATGCAACGCATGCTCAAACTAACACAAACCTGAGGTGCAAAAGCCAaaggcaaaaaagaaaaagagaagtaGTTGCAGATGCAGTGCGCTTGATCAGCtcgcccaaaaaaaaaaaaaacgaaaagaTTTAGTATTGAGTTCTTTACAAGAGAGGAGCGAATT is part of the Coffea eugenioides isolate CCC68of chromosome 6, Ceug_1.0, whole genome shotgun sequence genome and encodes:
- the LOC113775990 gene encoding L-ascorbate peroxidase, cytosolic, producing the protein MGKSYPKVSQEYEKAVEKCKRKLRGFIAEKHCAPLILRLAWHSAGTYDVDTKTGGPFGTIKHPAELSHDANNGLDIAVRLLEPIKEQFPLLTYADLSGKTLFSLAGIVAVEVTGGPEIPFHPGRPDKDEPPPEGRLPDATKGTDHLREVFGHMGLGDKEIVALSGGHTLGRCRKERSGFEGPWTSNPLIFDNSYFKELLRGEKEDLIRLPSDKALLEDPALRPLVEKYAADEDAFFADYAEAHLKLSELG